A single window of Malus sylvestris chromosome 5, drMalSylv7.2, whole genome shotgun sequence DNA harbors:
- the LOC126624535 gene encoding pentatricopeptide repeat-containing protein At3g20730, producing the protein MMQALCKRGQLQQALRLLSNPTQINSYYSLYMNILQLCIDERAERAGLLVHSHVITNGFGSNLNLYTKLIIFYCNFGRMVSARNVFDRMRERNVVSWTAMISGYVKGGCYKDGLMVFLSMRQAGFRANQFGYGSALRACTGLRCLEVGQQIQGCIVKGRFAENLFVQSALVDFYSKCGKIEDARYLFEEMKVRDLVSWNAMIGGYGVQGFADDSLRMFHSMMKEGMIPDCFSFVSVLRALTGDSGSMKVSQIHGFIMQLDFGSHEAISGSLINAYAKCGRVKRAHQIYKSMIKKDIISCTALISGYAREGNYSRDVLALLKEVNLMRMALDGMILCSMLNICANISSLILGRQIHVLTFKHQPCHDVAVGNALVDMYAKCGEIEDANHAFDEMKEKNVISWTSLISGYGRNGLGHKAIALYKMMEYEGLEPNDITFLSLLFACSHAGLTVEGWECFNTMLKKYNILPRVEHFSCMVDLYARAGLLDEAYKLMCDMNIKPNSSLWGAILGGCSVHGNSSLGEVAAMHLRDMDPKNSVNFVVLGSIYAASGAWDNALETRNLIERRSLKKEPAQSVLVSTTNKTVLLQPT; encoded by the exons ATGATGCAAGCCTTGTGCAAAAGGGGCCAACTTCAACAAGCTCTCAGACTCCTCTCCAACCCAACCCAAATAAACTCTTATTATTCACTGTATATGAATATCTTGCAGCTGTGCATCGACGAACGAGCAGAAAGGGCCGGTCTTTTGGTtcacagccatgtaattacaaatgggtttggttcaaatttgaatttATATACTAAGCTGATAATCTTTTACTGCAACTTTGGTCGCATGGTTAGTGCCCGCAATGTGTTTGATAGAATGCGTGAGAGAAATGTCGTGTCTTGGACTGCTATGATTTCTGGGTATGTTAAAGGTGGGTGTTATAAGGATGGTTTAATGGTGTTTCTGAGTATGCGTCAGGCAGGTTTTAGAGCTAATCAGTTTGGGTATGGGAGCGCGTTGAGGGCGTGTACGGGTTTGAGGTGTTTGGAAGTAGGGCAGCAGATACAAGGGTGTATTGTGAAAGGGAGGTTTGCTGAGAACTTGTTTGTGCAGAGTGCGTTGGTTGATTTTTATTCTAAGTGTGGGAAGATAGAGGATGCACGTTATTTGTTTGAGGAAATGAAGGTGAGGGACTTGGTTTCGTGGAATGCTATGATTGGCGGCTATGGTGTTCAGGGTTTTGCTGATGACTCATTGCGTATGTTTCATTCGATGATGAAGGAAG GCATGATCCCTGATTGCTTCAGCTTTGTAAGTGTGTTGAGAGCCTTAACTGGAGATAGTGGTAGCATGAAGGTGAGTCAAATACATGGATTCATCATGCAACTGGATTTTGGATCACACGAGGCTATAAGTGGATCGCTAATCAATGCATATGCAAAATGTGGAAGGGTAAAGAGAGCTCATCAGATATACAAGAGCATGATAAAAAAGGACATTATATCATGCACGGCATTGATAAGTGGATATGCACGAGAAGGTAACTACAGCAGAGATGTGCTAGCTCTCCTTAAAGAAGTGAATCTTATGCGCATGGCACTGGATGGTATGATATTATGCTCCATGCTTAATATATGCGCGAATATTTCTTCATTGATCTTGGGAAGACAAATTCATGTCCTTACTTTTAAACACCAACCTTGTCATGATGTGGCCGTGGGAAATGCTCTtgttgacatgtatgcaaaatgcGGAGAAATTGAAGATGCTAACCATGCTTTTGATGAGATGAAGGAAAAGAATGTTATTTCATGGACATCGCTGATTTCTGGATATGGAAGGAATGGCTTGGGACATAAGGCGATTGCTTTATATAAAATGATGGAATATGAGGGATTGGAACCTAATGATATCACGTTCCTGTCTCTTCTCTTTGCTTGTAGCCATGCTGGACTGACAGTTGAAGGATGGGAATGCTTTAATACTATGCTTAAAAAGTACAACATCTTGCCTCGAGTTGAGCATTTTTCTTGCATGGTAGACCTTTATGCACGCGCAGGTTTGTTAGACGAAGCTTACAAGTTGATGTGTGACATGAACATAAAGCCTAATTCCTCACTCTGGGGAGCCATTCTTGGGGGGTGTAGCGTCCATGGTAATAGCTCACTTGGAGAAGTGGCGGCAATGCATCTTCGTGATATGGATCCAAAGAATTCAGTTAACTTTGTTGTCCTAGGAAGCATATATGCTGCATCTGGTGCATGGGACAATGCTTTGGAAACGCGAAATTTGATAGAGAGGAGAAGTTTGAAAAAAGAACCAGCACAGAGCGTTTTAGTTTCCACAACAAATAAAACTGTGCTTTTGCAGCCAACTTAA